The genomic window GCGGGGGCGGCCGTCGCCGTTCCCACCGCCCGCGTGGCCGTCGCCGTCGGCCGCCTGCCCGTCGCCGTCGGCCGCGTACCCGTCGCCGTCGCCGTCGCCGGCGGGGACGAGCTCGGCGCCGGCGAGGCCGGTGTCCATCAGGATGGCCGACATCGCCTCCTCGGTCTGCACGTACCGCCGCTCCTTCTTGCTGGTGATCATGTAGAGCGGCGGCTGGGCGACGTACAGGTGCCCCTCGGCCACGAGGCGCGGCATCTGGCGGTAGAAGAAGGTCATCAGCAGCGTGCGGATGTGCGAGCCGTCCACGTCGGCGTCGCTCATCATCACCACCTTGCCGTAGCGGCGGCGGCCGGGATCCTCCTCCTCGCCGATGCCGTTGCCGACGGCCGTGATGATGTTCCGCACCTCCTCGTTGTTGAGCACCCGGTCCAGCCGGGCCCGCTCCACGTTGAGGATCTTGCCCCGCAGCGGGAGGATCGCCTGGTAGAGCCGGTCGCGCCCGCCCTCGGCCGTGCCGCCGGCGGAGTCGCCCTCGACGAGGAACAGCTCGCTGGCCTCCTGGTCGCGGGTCGTGCAGTCCATCAGCTTGCCGGGCAGGCCGCCGCCGGAGAGGACCCCCTTGCGGTTCCGGACGAGCTCGCGCGCCTTGCGGGCGGCCTCGCGGGCCTCGGCGGCGAGCTGGGCCTTCTTGACGATGTTCTTCGCCGCCGCCGGGTTCGTCTCCAGGTACTCCGCCAGCTTCTCGTTGACCACCCGGGCGACGATCCCCTCCACCTCGCCGTTGCCCAGCTTGGTCTTGGTCTGCCCCTCGAACTGCGGGTCCGGCACCCGGACGCTGACGATCGCCGTCAGGCCCTCCTTGAAGTCCTCGCCGCTGATCGCCACGTCCTTGCCCTTGGACGGGCCGGCCGCCTTGGCGTACTGGTTGAGCGTCCTCGTGAGCGCCGCGCGGAAGCCGGTCAGGTGGGTCCCCCCCTCGATCGTGTTGATGTTGTTGCAGTACGAGACGACCATCTCGCTGATCGAGTCGTTGTACTGCATCGCCACCTCGACCTCGACGTTCCGCTCGTCGTCCCGGCCGCCGAAGACGGCCGGCGACTGGATCGCGGACTGGGCCCGGTTCAGGTAGGCGACGAACTCGCTGAGCCCCTCGGACGAGTAGAACTCCTCGCTCTTGGGCTCCTCGGTCCGCTCGTCGGTCAGGCGGATCCGCACCCCCTTGTTGAGGAAGGCCAGCTCGCGGAGCCGACGCTCCAGGATGTCGTAGTCGAACTCGATCTTCGGGAAGATCTGCGCGTCGGGCAGGAAGCGGATCGTCGTGCCGGTCGTCTTGGCCGGCCCCTGGGGGGCCACCGGGCCCTTGGGGATCCCCCGCTCGTACTCCTGCCGCCAGACCTGGCCCTCGCGGCGGACCTCCGCGTCGAGCCACTCCGAGAGCGCGTTGACCACCGTCACGCCCACGCCGTGGAGCCCGCCGGAGACCTTGTAGGTGTCGTGGTCGAACTTGCCCCCGGCGTGGACCTTCGTGAGCACCACCTCCAGCGCGCTGACGCCGCTGTCGGGGTGGACGTCCACCGGGATGCCGCGGCCGTCGTCCACCACCGAGGCCGAGCCGTCGGGGTGGAGCGTGACGTGGACGTTCCGGCAGTAGCCGGCCATCGCCTCGTCGATCGAGTTGTCCACGACCTCGTAGACGAGGTGGTGCAGCCCCCTCGTCGTCGTGTCGCCGATGTACATGCCCGGGCGCAGCCGGACCGCCTCGATCCCCTCGAGCACGCGGATGCTGTGCCCGCCATACCCCGGCTTGCCGGCCTCTCCGGCGCCGGCCGCCTCGTCGCTCTTGCTCGAATCCGCCACGGCATCACCTCGTCCTGCTCGCCTCGTCACCGCCCCGCCCGCCGCGATCCTCGCTTCACATCCCCTGTACGGGATATTCGCCGGCGGGGCCTCCGCGCCATGTTCCGTTTTGTTGCCTTGCCTTATCTTGCCTGGTCACTCAACCGCGGTCATCCCGCTTTTTCTTGCTTGCCCGCGGGGCCCGCTTCATGCCCCGCCCCGGTGCCCTCGGCGAGGGCGGGGCCGCCGCGGGCCTGGGCCCCGGCCCGGACGCAGGCCCCGGCTCGTCGTCCGGCTCCCGCACGAGGCCGACCCGGAAGCGGATGTCGTGGATCGTGGCCCCGGTGACCCCGGCCCGCAGGGCGGCCAGCAGCTCGCCCTTCCGGAACGCCGCAAGCTCCTCCAGGAGCGTGGGATGCGACACCGTCACGTTGAGGACGCCGCGGCGTACGTCGCCCACCCGCGTCTGCCGGCACTGGGGCTCTCCGACCGCTCTGTTCCAGACTTCCTCCAACTCGCCTAGGGCCTGCAACCTCCCGTAACCCCTGGCGGCGAACAGCTCCCCGAGGACCTCGGAGAGGGGGCGCGGGTGGCGGCGGCCGGGGTTCGGGTTCGCCATGCGGATCAGTCCGTCCCCGCCCGTGGCGCGGGGCGAAAATGGCCTAGGAGGCGGCGGCCGGCGGGCGGGGCCATCCGGGATGGGATCGTCGGGCCGGGGCGGGCCCGGGGTTGAAGGATACGAAACGGGAGCAATCGCTGTGCCTTTCTGCCGGCCGTCCCCGACGGCCGGCGCCGCGGCGGATCGGCGTCGGGTCCGATGCCCCTCCGCCCCGGGGCCGGATCAGCGGTCGCGGGTCAGGGGCATGACCACGTAGGTGTACTTGTCCTCGGTCTTGAAGACGGCGGCGTTCTTGGAGTCGATCAGCTCGGCGGTCAGCTGGGTCGCGTCGTCCAGGGTCTTGAGCGCGTCGACCAGGTAGCGGGGATCGAAGGTGATCTCCACGGCCTTCCCCTCGTACTCGATGGGGAGCTCGACGTTCGAGCTGCCCACGTCGGTGGCCTGGCTGGCCAGCTTGAGGACGCCGGGGCCGAACCGGAAGTCCACGCCGCGGCTGTCGTTGCTGGTGACGATGGAGGCCTGCTCGACGGCCAGGCGGAGCGGCCCGGCCTGGAGCGGGATGCGGACCTCCACGTTGGCCGGGAAGACGTCCTGGTAGCGGGGGAATCGGCCCTCGACGAGCCTCGTGTAGATCACCGCGTCCTCCGTCCGGACGAGCGCCGCGGTCCCCGCCTGGATGGCCAGGTGGACCTGCATGCCGTCATCCGCGAGGTTCCGCTCGATGAGCTTGAGGGCCTTGACCGGGATCACGGGGGTGCCGCCCGGCGTCGGCGGGGCGTTCTCGGCCTCGGCCGGGGCCTGCATGCGTGCGAGGCGTCGGCCGTCGGTGCCCACCATGGCGATCGACTCGGGGGACAGCTCCACGAGGACGCCGCCCAGGGCGTAGCGGGCGTTCTCCATCAGGTCGGTGGCGAAGCTCGTGCGGCGGATCAGCTTCTTCAGGCTGCCCGCCGGCACGACGTGGTAGCTGGAGGCGGCGAAGTCGGGGACCTCGGGGAAGAGGCCCGGGTCCTGGGCCGGGAGGGTGAACTCGGCGCGGGCCCCGCGGACGATCAGGCGGTCGGCGTCGGCGACCAGCTCGAGCTCCTCGTCGCCGCTGGTCCGGAGGATCGAGCCCATCTGGGACGTCGGCAGGATCGCCGACCCGGGCTCCTCCGCGCGGACGCCCAGCACCCGGTGGCGGATCCCGACCTCCAGGTCGGTCCCCATCAGCACCGAGCCCTCCTCCTCATCCACGATCAGCTTGACGTCCTGGAGGATCGGCTTGGGACTCCGCGCCGGCACGACGCCGCTGACCATGTTGAAGGCGGCAAGCAGGCTGTCGCGGTTGCAGAAGGCCCTCATGCGCTGTCCTTCGAGCATGGGATGATGGAGGTTGGGGCGAACTCGGAAGCCCCGCCCTTCGACTCGACCCGACGCCGGGCGGGTCGCCCGGCCGTCGCACATGGTCACGACCCCTCGGGGGCGGACGGCCCGTGGCCCCGCCTGCGGCCGGAGTGATGCCCCTGCATTATACCCGACGCCCGCATCGCCCGGGGAGATGCCTGCCAACCCGACGGGCCTGGCAGGCCGGCGTGGGCTCGATTCGCCTCGACTCGGCTTGTCGCGCGGAGGGCCGGACCCGAGTGCGGGAGTGGGTCGTCGGCCCGATCACCTGTCTTCACGTCGAACGAAGCGGCGGGATGAACCGGTCGGGGGCAATCTCTCGCCGTCCAGGCCCGGCCCCGGCCTCCTGTTCTCTGATTCACGATAAGCGAACTTCACCGTCGCATCAACAGTAAGGCGGGGACGTCGCCGTGGATAACCCCGGAAGATCCCGGCCAAGGTAATGATAGCAAAGCAGTTAGCCGAAGACAACACCCCCGCCCCCGCGGGGGAAAACTTGTCGGCAAGGCCGTTCACGGGCCCGGCATCGCCCGCCCGGACCGCCACCCACGCCGGGACGCCGCGACACCCCTCGTCGACGGACGGCCCGCCCCGCACACCCCGTCGACACGTTATCCACGAGTTTTCCCCCGCCGGCCGTCGATCGATGCGGCCCCGGCCGGCCCGCCGGCGCGTGGGATGATGAGGGCCAAGAACCCGGAATTTGGTGAGCCACGGATTCACACAGATAAACACAGATAAGACGGAGATGGGGGCGGGCAGGGGATGAGTCATCGCCCTGGCCGTGTTGCTGTCACCAAAACGATTTATGGTGTCATCTGCCGAATTGGCAGGGCTACGCGCCGCGATTACGCGAGCTACAAAAATTTAGATTGTTTTTTTCCTGCCTATCTTCTATCGGTGTGAATCTGTGTGAATCCGTGGCTCAAATCCTCCCCATCCGCGGCCCTCGCCGCCCGCGACCCCTCGCCCCGCCGTCCATGGCCTTGACCGTCCCCCCGGTTTGCTCGATGATCCGGCTTTCCGGTCCGATCCTCCGAAGCAAGGATGCGTGGAGATGCGATCCGACGCGACGACGCGGGGCCGGCTCGGCGGCTGGGGCCTCGCGTGGCTGGCGACGTTGACGGCCCTGGCCGTCGGCCCGGGGCTGGGGAGCTCCTCGCGGCTGACCTACCACGAGGCGTTCGTGGCGCAGGGGGCGCGGGAGATCCTCGACTCGGGGAGCTGGTGGGAGCCGAGGATCGGCGGCCTCCCCTGGCTGGAGAAGCCCCCCCTGCCCTTCTGGCTCGTCGCGGCGGCCGGGGCCTGCCGCGGCGAAGTCGACGCAACCGTGGCGCGGCTGCCGTCCGCCGTCGCGGCGTTCGGCCTGGTCCTGGGCGTCGCCCTGCTGGCGAGCCGCCGATACGGGCGCACCGTCGGCCTCCTCGCCGGATCCATCCAGGCGACCACCGCCTGGACCGTCCTCCGCGCCCGCCTCGCCGAGGCCGACCTGCTCCTGGCCGCCCTGGTCACCTGGAGCCTGCTGGCCTTTGATGGCATGCGTGACGGAGATGGCAGCGGGGAGGAGATCGAAGGAGGCGGGAACTTATCCCGTTTACGGGATTGGCGATTGGCCTTCTTTGGCTTTCTCGCCATGACGGCGCTGGTGAAGGGGCCGGGGTTCGGGGCGGCGCTGGTGCTCTCGGCCGCGGCGGGGGTGCTCGCCTGGGACCGGGACCGGCGGGCGGCGGGCCGGCTGCGGTCGCGGCCCGGGTGGATCGTCGCGGCGGCGGTCGCGGCGGCGTGGCCCCTGGCGATGGTCGCCCGGCACGGGCCGGGGGTGGCGTGGCTCTGGATCCTGCACGTCGCCGGCCGGTTCGGCGGGGGCGGCGCCCACGGGCCGTTCGCCGGGGAGTCCTGGCGGGACTACGCGCTGAACGTGCTGGCGCAGGCGTTGCCGTGGACGCCCCTGGCGGCGATCGGCGCCTGGAGGTCGCTCGGCCGGGCCCTGCGGGGCGACCGCGGGGACCGGCTGCTCTGGTGCTGGGCGGCGCTGCCGCTCGGCCTGGTCTCGGTCGCCAGCGCCCGCAACGCGCACTACGCGATCCACGCCATGGTCCCGTGGTCGGTCTGGTCGGCGTGCGGCCTGCTGCGGGTGGCGGGCCGCCTGGCGGATCGCGGCTGGCCCCGGCCGCGGCTGGTGCGGGCGGCGGCCCTCGGCCTGCCGGGCCTGGCGGTGTCGTGGGGGCTGGGCTTCTGGCTGCTCGGCCCGTGGCTGGACCGCCGCGGCGCGGAGTGGGCCTTCTACGAGTCCGCCGGCCGGGCCGTCGGCGCGTCAGAGCCGGTCGCCTTCCTCTACGACGACTGGGACCGGGACCCCTACCCCACGCCCTTCGGCCCGATCCCGCACGACCTGGCCGTCCGCCTCTTCTACCTGCGCCGCCCGGCGACCTGGCACTTCGACCCCGCCGGCCTGGCGGAGGTCGTCGATCGCCCCGCGTCCCCCGGCGCCGGCGAACAACCCTCCGCCGTCCTGATCGCCCGCGATCGCGACCTCCCCGCGCTCCGGGCCCTCGGCCGCGTCGAGGTCCTCGAGCGCGACGCCGGCGTCCGCTGGGACCGCACCTACCTCCTCGCCCGCCTCCGCCCCATCGCCGAGCCTCCCGCCATCCCCGCCCTCGGCGCCGCGGGGGCGGACTCTGTGCGGCGTTGAGGAGGCGAGCGGAGAGTCGGCTCATGCGGTTCCCTTGGTTGGGCCCGGCGAGCGGATTAGAATGAACCGGCGGCGGGACGACACGGGGGAAGGCGACATGATCGATGCTCAAGCAAGTTGACATCAAAAATTTCCGCTCGTGCTACGGCACCTCGGTCACGTGTGGCGAGGGCGTGTGCGCCATCGTGGGCAGGAACGGCGTGGGCAAGACCAATGTGCTGAAGTGCATCGACTGGGTCGCCTCATCCTCCGTCTCGACCGATCCCGTCAGGGTCGCCCAGGCGGGTAATGCTTCGGAGGGGCTGGATGAGGTGTCCGCCACGCTTGGCCTTGAGCTCGACGGACGTCGATTCGAATACAGCCTGTGCATCCCATTGCCTGACGTGAGGCGACCGAGAAGAGCCGATTCCGTGCGCGACCTCCTGTCCTTGCTCGGCGACGCCGAGCGGACCGACATCTTCCGCCGGGAGGGGGAGAAGATCGTTGTCGCCGGCAGGCCCGAGCCGATTCGGGTCGCGAGGTCGGCCCCGTCGCTCGCCGCCCTGCTGTCGCTCCTGCCGGAAGACGACGAACTCAGGAGCCCGCTCCTGGCCGTTTCGTCCTTCTTCGCGGGCGTCCGCTATTACGGCCTGGAGGAGCCGGTGGCGTTCCGGGATTACGTCCCGGAAGAGGAGTACAACAACTGGCTCATCAAGTATCAGGGCGAGGGGCTCCCCACCAGCTCGGTCGCCCTTCGTCTCATCTACATGAAGCTCGAGGACACGGAGCGGTTCGAGGAGCTGGAGTCGCTCCTGGGGCCGGACGGCCTCGGGCTGCTCGAGGATTTCGACGTCCTCGAGCTGAACAGATCACTTCAACCGAACCTGCTGCCGGAGCTCGATACGAAGACGAAGATATACCTGCCCGTGTTCACGCCGTCCGGGCAGATGGGCGGCGCCGGCAAGCCCTTCCCGTTCTCCGATCTATCCGCCGGGACTCGCCGGGTCATCCGGATCGTGACTTCCCTCCTCTTCGACAAGCGGTCGTTGATGCTGATGGAGCAGCCGGAGGACTCGGTCCATCCGGGCCTGCTGCGCAAGCTGATCGACATGCTGAGGTCGTATTCGGACCGCTCGCAGATCCTCTTCACCACGCACTCCGCGGATGTGCTCGACATCCTCCGCCCCGAGGAGGTGCTGATGGCGACGGCCCAGGATGGCGGGACCTCCGTGCGGCCGCTCTCCCCGGATGAGGCCTCGCGAGCCCGGCGTTTCCTGAAAGACGAAGGATCGCTCTCCGACTTCCTCGAACCCTTCGATTGATGACCCATGGCGATGTTCGCTGTCCTGGCCGAGGATCGCTCCGACGTCGATTCGCTGGTGGTCCTGATCAAGCGTATCCGCGGGGTGGAGAACGCGACCATCCTGAAGAAGGGCTTCAGCGGTTGCGGCGAGCTCTGCCGCAAGGCAGGGAGCCATGTCCGCGATTTCGCCGAGAAGGGCGCGACGCACTTCATCGTCTGCCACGATTCGGACGGGAATCCCCCGGCCGAGGTGAGGAAGAAGGTCCGTGAGAGCATAGCGGCGAGGACCGCCGTGCCGGAAGACTGCTGCATCGTCGTGCCCGTCCAGGAGCTGGAGGCCTGGATCATCGCCGACGAGGAGGCGATCAAGAAAGCGATACCCTCGCTGTCGATCAAGCCGGTGGCTCGCCCCGAGACGGTGCCCAGCCCCAAGGAGTGGCTCGTCGATGAGTCCAGGCGGGGGCGTTCCCGCCCCCTCTACGTCCCGACCATCCACAACGCGAAGGTCGCGGCGCATCTGGATCTGAAGAAGGTCGAGAAGAAGTGCCCTTCCTTCAGCGACCTGGTCGCATTCGTCGGGGGCACTTCGTGAGGCGGCGATCCGCGCAGATTGTTGGAAGGCGTCCTCGCCCGCGCCGCCGGAGTCCGATGGGACCGCACCTACCTCGAGACTTCCCCGAGCGAAGACGGGCCGACCCTGATTCGGGCGTCGGCGGAGGATCGCCCGCGGGGCGGGCCCGTCGCGACGTCCCCCGCGCGGTCACCCGGAGATCAGCACCTCGTTGAACTGGATGACGGGCTCGATGTCCGTGTAGTTGGGCATGTCGCCCTGGAGCGCGGGGGCGTTGGGCATGAAGGCGGCCAGGAAGTCCTCGAGGGAATCGAAGAGGAAGTGGCACATGGCGACGTAGGCGGGCCTCGACCCCGGCTCCGCGCCGCCGAGCCCGCGCTCCACGGAGACGCCCCGGTAGCCCGGGTGCGCGCCCAGGAGCCCGATGGACATGGGCATGTGGGTCTCGACGTAGTAAGGGAAGTCGAACCGGGAGCCGTCGCGATTCGGATAGAGGATGCTGATGCGGATCATGAGATCCTCGCGCGTGGTGATCGGGAAAGGCCCGGAGCGGGCCGGCGTAGGGCGGACCGCGGGGAGGGCGAAGCCCGGCTCGCCGTCGGCAGCGGTACC from Aquisphaera giovannonii includes these protein-coding regions:
- the gyrB gene encoding DNA topoisomerase (ATP-hydrolyzing) subunit B; the protein is MADSSKSDEAAGAGEAGKPGYGGHSIRVLEGIEAVRLRPGMYIGDTTTRGLHHLVYEVVDNSIDEAMAGYCRNVHVTLHPDGSASVVDDGRGIPVDVHPDSGVSALEVVLTKVHAGGKFDHDTYKVSGGLHGVGVTVVNALSEWLDAEVRREGQVWRQEYERGIPKGPVAPQGPAKTTGTTIRFLPDAQIFPKIEFDYDILERRLRELAFLNKGVRIRLTDERTEEPKSEEFYSSEGLSEFVAYLNRAQSAIQSPAVFGGRDDERNVEVEVAMQYNDSISEMVVSYCNNINTIEGGTHLTGFRAALTRTLNQYAKAAGPSKGKDVAISGEDFKEGLTAIVSVRVPDPQFEGQTKTKLGNGEVEGIVARVVNEKLAEYLETNPAAAKNIVKKAQLAAEAREAARKARELVRNRKGVLSGGGLPGKLMDCTTRDQEASELFLVEGDSAGGTAEGGRDRLYQAILPLRGKILNVERARLDRVLNNEEVRNIITAVGNGIGEEEDPGRRRYGKVVMMSDADVDGSHIRTLLMTFFYRQMPRLVAEGHLYVAQPPLYMITSKKERRYVQTEEAMSAILMDTGLAGAELVPAGDGDGDGYAADGDGQAADGDGHAGGGNGDGRPRAEAPGAIRGEKLKALLEVMAGVESGLRAFGRRNRPVRDFLAYARESDDPKVDGLLPQFLIEDRGAEVPCWTESECDAYRHEHGVDFLSDSDFEPAADGAGADGAGGDGRRKVRRVELHEIKALNKHLARLRDEFGLRADVLLPHEVTGDEPPPRFDLRRDGEATRLLDLRGLLPTVRKIGEKGMKITRFKGLGEMDAEQLWETTMDPSRRTLLQVKLDDAAAANDLFTTLMGDDVEPRREFIEKHALEVKNLDV
- a CDS encoding DUF721 domain-containing protein — translated: MANPNPGRRHPRPLSEVLGELFAARGYGRLQALGELEEVWNRAVGEPQCRQTRVGDVRRGVLNVTVSHPTLLEELAAFRKGELLAALRAGVTGATIHDIRFRVGLVREPDDEPGPASGPGPRPAAAPPSPRAPGRGMKRAPRASKKKRDDRG
- the dnaN gene encoding DNA polymerase III subunit beta; this translates as MRAFCNRDSLLAAFNMVSGVVPARSPKPILQDVKLIVDEEEGSVLMGTDLEVGIRHRVLGVRAEEPGSAILPTSQMGSILRTSGDEELELVADADRLIVRGARAEFTLPAQDPGLFPEVPDFAASSYHVVPAGSLKKLIRRTSFATDLMENARYALGGVLVELSPESIAMVGTDGRRLARMQAPAEAENAPPTPGGTPVIPVKALKLIERNLADDGMQVHLAIQAGTAALVRTEDAVIYTRLVEGRFPRYQDVFPANVEVRIPLQAGPLRLAVEQASIVTSNDSRGVDFRFGPGVLKLASQATDVGSSNVELPIEYEGKAVEITFDPRYLVDALKTLDDATQLTAELIDSKNAAVFKTEDKYTYVVMPLTRDR
- a CDS encoding ArnT family glycosyltransferase, translating into MRSDATTRGRLGGWGLAWLATLTALAVGPGLGSSSRLTYHEAFVAQGAREILDSGSWWEPRIGGLPWLEKPPLPFWLVAAAGACRGEVDATVARLPSAVAAFGLVLGVALLASRRYGRTVGLLAGSIQATTAWTVLRARLAEADLLLAALVTWSLLAFDGMRDGDGSGEEIEGGGNLSRLRDWRLAFFGFLAMTALVKGPGFGAALVLSAAAGVLAWDRDRRAAGRLRSRPGWIVAAAVAAAWPLAMVARHGPGVAWLWILHVAGRFGGGGAHGPFAGESWRDYALNVLAQALPWTPLAAIGAWRSLGRALRGDRGDRLLWCWAALPLGLVSVASARNAHYAIHAMVPWSVWSACGLLRVAGRLADRGWPRPRLVRAAALGLPGLAVSWGLGFWLLGPWLDRRGAEWAFYESAGRAVGASEPVAFLYDDWDRDPYPTPFGPIPHDLAVRLFYLRRPATWHFDPAGLAEVVDRPASPGAGEQPSAVLIARDRDLPALRALGRVEVLERDAGVRWDRTYLLARLRPIAEPPAIPALGAAGADSVRR
- a CDS encoding AAA family ATPase; the protein is MLKQVDIKNFRSCYGTSVTCGEGVCAIVGRNGVGKTNVLKCIDWVASSSVSTDPVRVAQAGNASEGLDEVSATLGLELDGRRFEYSLCIPLPDVRRPRRADSVRDLLSLLGDAERTDIFRREGEKIVVAGRPEPIRVARSAPSLAALLSLLPEDDELRSPLLAVSSFFAGVRYYGLEEPVAFRDYVPEEEYNNWLIKYQGEGLPTSSVALRLIYMKLEDTERFEELESLLGPDGLGLLEDFDVLELNRSLQPNLLPELDTKTKIYLPVFTPSGQMGGAGKPFPFSDLSAGTRRVIRIVTSLLFDKRSLMLMEQPEDSVHPGLLRKLIDMLRSYSDRSQILFTTHSADVLDILRPEEVLMATAQDGGTSVRPLSPDEASRARRFLKDEGSLSDFLEPFD
- a CDS encoding DUF4276 family protein is translated as MAMFAVLAEDRSDVDSLVVLIKRIRGVENATILKKGFSGCGELCRKAGSHVRDFAEKGATHFIVCHDSDGNPPAEVRKKVRESIAARTAVPEDCCIVVPVQELEAWIIADEEAIKKAIPSLSIKPVARPETVPSPKEWLVDESRRGRSRPLYVPTIHNAKVAAHLDLKKVEKKCPSFSDLVAFVGGTS
- a CDS encoding EthD family reductase translates to MIRISILYPNRDGSRFDFPYYVETHMPMSIGLLGAHPGYRGVSVERGLGGAEPGSRPAYVAMCHFLFDSLEDFLAAFMPNAPALQGDMPNYTDIEPVIQFNEVLISG